A single Triticum dicoccoides isolate Atlit2015 ecotype Zavitan chromosome 2A, WEW_v2.0, whole genome shotgun sequence DNA region contains:
- the LOC119358667 gene encoding uncharacterized protein LOC119358667 produces MEAAGDGRFRGPLDAAAGSNCRPAQMMVNDWERIVVDIGSSDESTIHPANDLLIQALAIYPYSHLVDCWESKLEKDAEFIRQSEKGGKCIFLLNNTFDVLQMVRRQRASFASDELASRLTSMIERYKKSYLDECWAPLNRLNLEEFNAEFLATSNRQMTWKVTAELRYQLRQEIVDFIVPPYEVSLSALQGKGKRLLGAPFSLLRQQIVGEKKQKKYYHTGEQLEVEIRGLFEG; encoded by the coding sequence GCCAGCTCAGATGATGGTGAATGATTGGGAACGAATAGTCGTGGACATCGGTAGCAGCGACGAATCAACAATTCATCCAGCAAATGACCTTCTCATACAAGCCCTGGCTATTTACCCTTACTCCCACTTGGTTGATTGTTGGGAATCCAAGCTCGAGAAAGATGCAGAATTCATCCGCCAAAGTGAAAAGGGTGGGAAATGCATATTCCTCCTGAATAACACATTTGATGTTCTGCAAATGGTGCGGCGTCAAAGAGCATCTTTTGCCAGTGACGAACTGGCAAGTAGGCTCACTTCAATGATCGAGCGGTACAAGAAGAGCTACTTGGACGAGTGCTGGGCTCCTCTGAACCGTCTAAACTTGGAGGAGTTTAATGCTGAATTTCTTGCCACCTCTAATCGCCAGATGACATGGAAGGTCACAGCGGAACTCAGGTATCAACTGCGGCAGGAGATCGTGGATTTCATTGTTCCACCGTATGAGGTGTCCTTATCTGCACTGCAGGGAAAGGGAAAACGACTTTTAGGGGCGCCTTTTTCATTATTAAGGCAGCAAATTGTGGGAGAGAAGAAACAAAAGAAGTACTACCATACTGGTGAGCAGCTAGAAGTGGAGATAAGAGGATTATTTGAAGGGTGA